From the Manihot esculenta cultivar AM560-2 chromosome 3, M.esculenta_v8, whole genome shotgun sequence genome, one window contains:
- the LOC122723227 gene encoding glucan endo-1,3-beta-glucosidase 5-like, with product MGLQQHVYLIQIMVLFVLCVRMSMASRVTGIGVNWGTMTTQLLPPEKVVHMLRQNGIRKLKLFEADERIMAALIGTDIEVMLAVPNYMLHLMSEDPAAAASWVDANVTSWLYTGGVNIKYVAVGNEPFLQTYNGSYLQVTLPALRNIHQALDRDKVSSKVKVTVPFNADVYYSANPNQVPSAGDFRPEVRDLAIEIVQFLHSNDAPFTVNIYPFLSLYSDENFPVDFAFFDGTKNPIKDGGLVYNNVFDANFDTLVWALDKSGYPDMKIIVGEVGWPTDGDKNANIPNAKRFNQGLIQHVLSGKGTPARKGKIDVYLFSLIDENAKSIAPGSFERHWGLFEYDGKPKYELDLSGLKEEKGLVPVEGVKYMYRRWCVLNPDAIDFDDLPESINYACSLSDCTSLGYGSSCNHLSVEGNASYAFNMYYQVNDQKDWNCDFSGLAVITDKDPSDGDCEFPIMISHGHSLAQHGRLLDVLLRIAGGCLVFLGVM from the exons ATGGGATTACAACAGCATGTATATCTTATCCAAATCATGGTTCTGTTTGTTCTTTGTGTGAGAATGAGTATGGCCTCTAGGGTCACTGGTATTGGAGTGAACTGGGGCACCATGACAACGCAGCTACTTCCCCCGGAGAAGGTGGTGCATATGCTGAGACAAAATGGGATTCGGAAGTTGAAGCTTTTTGAGGCCGATGAGAGGATTATGGCTGCGCTGATTGGCACTGACATTGAGGTGATGCTGGCTGTACCCAATTACATGTTGCACCTGATGAGTGAAGATCCTGCAGCTGCTGCTTCTTGGGTTGATGCCAATGTCACTAGTTGGTTGTACACTGGTGGAGTTAATATCAA GTATGTTGCTGTAGGCAATGAACCCTTCCTTCAAACGTACAATGGCAGCTATCTGCAAGTCACTTTACCAGCTTTAAGAAATATTCATCAAGCCCTTGACCGTGATAAGGTGAGCTCTAAGGTCAAAGTCACAGTCCCTTTCAATGCCGATGTCTATTACTCTGCAAATCCGAACCAAGTTCCATCTGCTGGTGACTTTCGACCTGAAGTTCGAGACCTCGCAATCGAAATTGTCCAGTTTCTCCATTCAAATGATGCACCTTTCACAGTCAACATCTATCCCTTCCTCAGTCTCTATAGTGACGAAAATTTCCCAGTAGACTTTGCATTCTTCGATGGAACGAAAAATCCAATCAAAGATGGTGGTTTGGTCTATAATAACGTGTTTGATGCAAATTTTGACACTCTTGTATGGGCATTAGACAAGTCAGGATATCCAGATATGAAGATCATAGTTGGAGAAGTTGGTTGGCCAACAGATGGTGATAAAAATGCCAATATCCCAAATGCTAAGAGATTCAACCAGGGACTAATTCAACATGTTTTGAGTGGAAAGGGTACCCCAGCAAGAAAGGGTAAGATTGATGTTTATCTATTTAGCCTAATTGATGAGAATGCTAAAAGCATTGCTCCAGGGAGCTTTGAGAGGCACTGGGGGTTATTTGAATACGATGGAAAGCCAAAATATGAATTGGACTTGTCAGGTTTGAAAGAGGAGAAGGGTCTAGTTCCAGTTGAAGGAGTGAAGTATATGTACAGAAGGTGGTGTGTTCTGAACCCTGATGCAATTGACTTTGATGATTTGCCAGAAAGCATTAACTATGCTTGCAGTTTATCAGATTGTACTTCTTTGGGTTATGGGTCATCCTGTAATCATCTTAGTGTTGAAGGGAATGCTTCTTATGCCTTTAACATGTATTATCAGGTGAATGACCAGAAAGATTGGAACTGTGATTTCTCTGGTCTGGCTGTAATTACAGACAAGGACCCATCTGATGGCGACTGTGAGTTCCCAATTATGATTTCTCATGGTCATTCATTGGCACAGCACGGGAGACTACTAGATGTTTTACTAAGAATTGCTGGTGGGTGTTTGGTTTTTTTGGGAGTAATGTGA
- the LOC122723267 gene encoding 7-deoxyloganetin glucosyltransferase-like: protein MAAVGKPHVVCVPYPLQGHIIPMLRLAKLLHYKGFHVTFVNTEFNHDRILESRGNSALDGLPDFNFATIPLQTPPSNSHTSLAVNCLALLETCRKNFLPLFRDLFTKLNDTSSSSSNPPISCILSDAFLSYSLELSQELHIPNVLVWNMGASAVLSFKHVHEQIKKCLAFLIDPSNEAATNMDLDSVMEWIPGRKEAQLRDLSKFIKTKDQVDSSGVHLERASKASAVIFHTFDALDSEVLNSLSPMFQGVYSIGPLQLLLSQISDDCYDSIECNLWNEDFECIKWLDSKEPNSVIYVNFGSTTVMTMEQLVELAWGLANTNHNFVWITRPDLIIGDSAVLPPEFLLAIEERGFIVSWCPQVHVLNHPSTGGFITHCGWNSIEESISAGIPMICWPFFGEHFVNCRKSCNEWGIGVELSSNFQRDEVEKLVEELLSGQKGKMMKEKAMEWKKLSEEATSPNGSSFLSLNNLVNEVLLSTNNNNFS, encoded by the exons ATGGCAGCAGTTGGTAAACCTCATGTGGTGTGTGTCCCATATCCATTGCAAGGACACATAATTCCTATGCTCAGATTGGCAAAGCTTCTTCACTATAAGGGTTTTCATGTAACTTTTGTGAATACCGAATTTAATCACGACCGTATTCTTGAATCGAGAGGCAATAGTGCTTTAGATGGCTTGCCTGACTTCAATTTTGCCACAATACCTCTTCAAACCCCTCCTTCAAATTCACACACTAGTTTGGCTGTGAACTGCCTTGCTCTTCTCGAGACATGTAGAAAGAACTTTTTGCCTTTATTTCGTGATCTTTTTACTAAGCTTAATgacacttcttcttcttcctcaaatCCTCCTATATCATGCATCCTTTCTGATGCGTTTTTGAGTTATAGCTTAGAACTCTCCCAAGAACTTCACATTCCTAATGTATTGGTTTGGAATATGGGAGCTTCAGCAGTTTTGAGCTTTAAGCACGTTCATGAACAAATCAAGAAATGTCTTGCTTTCCTCATAG ATCCAAGTAATGAAGCAGCTACAAATATGGATTTGGACAGTGTAATGGAATGGATTCCAGGAAGGAAAGAAGCTCAGTTAAGAGACCTTTCCAAGTTTATTAAAACTAAAGATCAAGTTGATTCTAGTGGAGTACACTTGGAAAGAGCCTCTAAAGCATCAGCTGTCATATTCCATACTTTTGATGCCTTGGATAGTGAAGTCCTAAatagtctatcacccatgtttcaAGGGGTCTATAGCATTGGTCCTTTACAACTGCTTTTGAGTCAAATCTCTGATGATTGTTATGATTCTATTGAGTGCAATCTATGGAATGAAGATTTTGAATGTATTAAATGGTTGGATTCTAAGGAACCTAACTCTGTGATTTACGTAAATTTTGGAAGCACTACGGTCATGACAATGGAGCAACTCGTTGAGCTTGCTTGGGGACTTGCTAATACTAATCATAACTTCGTGTGGATAACAAGGCCAGACTTGATCATAGGAGACTCTGCAGTTCTACCACCGGAATTTCTGCTTGCAATTGAGGAGAGAGGTTTTATAGTAAGTTGGTGCCCTCAAGTGCATGTTCTAAACCACCCATCAACGGGAGGATTCATTACTCATTGTGGATGGAACTCAATAGAGGAAAGCATATCTGCAGGGATACCTATGATTTGTTGGCCATTTTTTGGAGAGCATTTTGTCAACTGCCGAAAGAGTTGCAATGAATGGGGTATTGGAGTGGAATTGAGTAGTAATTTCCAAAGAGATGAAGTAGAGAAACTTGTTGAAGAGTTGTTGAGTGGACAAAAGGGTAAAATGATGAAGGAAAAGGCTATGGAATGGAAGAAATTATCAGAAGAAGCCACAAGTCCCAATGGATCTTCTTTCTTGAGCTTGAATAATTTGGTGAATGAAGTCCTACTATCaacaaacaataataatttttcttga